The DNA region CTCCAGTGCAGGGCGACGGCGCTGCGCGTGCCCAGCAGCAGTTCGGTGCCGTCGGGCAGGGTGTGGCGGCGGCGTTCGCCGGTGCCGGTGGCGTAGTCGGCCGCCAGTTGCTGCCACTGCGGCGTGCGCGTGGCCAGCCAGCCGGCGCCGGCCGCCGTGCCCACGCCGGCGATCACGCCCAGCAGGCGGCGACGCGCAGCCACGGGGCGCGAGCCGTGCAGCGGCGACAGGCTGCGGTAGGCCGCGCCGCCGGCATTCAGGCCGGGCAGCGCGCCGGTGACGGTCTGCAGGTGCTGCCACGCGCGGGCGTGGTCGGCGTGGGCGTCGTGCCATTGGCGCCAGCGGGCCTGGTCGGCGGCCGTGGCCTCGCCGGAGCGCAGCAGCGTGAACCAGTCGGCGGCGGCGCCAGCCACGGCCGCGTCCAATGGCTGGCCGCCCGCGCGAAGCTGCCTGACCGCGCCCGGCGCGGGCACGGTCAGGCGTGGAAGGGAGGTTCGGGAGGGCATGGCGGCCTGCTGTTCAGAACATCAAGAGGAAGCACTGACGGTGCGCTTGCGCGAGGTAGCGCTTCACCGAGGTCATCGATACGCCCAGCCGCTCGGCGATGGCGGCATAGGTCAGGCCTTCCAGGTGCGCCAGCAGAAAGGCCTCGCGCGCCCGGGGCGCCAGGGCGTCCAGCACCTGGTCCACCGCCTGCAGGGATTCGAGGGCGATCAGGCGCTCTTCGGGCGACGGGGCCAGGCCGTCCGGCATCAGCGCCAGCGCGTCGAGGTAGGCGCGCTCCAGCACGCGCCGCCGGTAGTGGCGGATGACGAGGTGCTTGGCGATGGTGGACAGGAATGGCCGCGGCTGCTCGATGCGTGCCGCCATGCCGGAGGCAATGACGTTGACGAAGGTGTCGTGCGCGATGTCCGACGCCTCGAACGCATTGCCCAGCTTGCCGCGCAGCCAGGCCTGCAGCCAGCCGTGGTGCTCGACGTACAGGGTGTGGACGGGATCGGCCGGAGCGGCAGGCGAAGAGGCGGTCACGGGGAACAGGTTGCGGCCACGCCGCGCGTCAACTTGAGAATGGTTCGCATTCTACGTGCCACCCTGCGGCACCGGGCAGAACCACGCTACGGCGGCGATGGCCCGATGTACATTCGCTCACATGAACGATCGCGTGCCCCGCCCCGGCCCTGGCGGCCTCTCCGCCACCGCGCCGCATTTCCTGCCCGACGGCACGCCCACGCACCCGTTGCTGAGCGGGACGGACTGGGCCCACTCTTCGCTTGGCGATCCCGCCGCTTGGCCGCGGCCGTTGCGGGCGGCGGTGTCCCAGGTGATGGACTCGGTGGCGCCGATGTGGCTGGCCTGGGGGCCGCGCCTGGGCATGGTCTACAACGGGCCCTACGCGGACATGCTGGGCGGCAAGCATCCCCGGGCCATGGGCGCGCCGCTGGACGCCGTCTGGGCCGAGGTCTGGCCGGACGTGGGCGAGCTGGTGGCCACGACCCTGGCGGGCCAGGCGTTGTACCGCGAGGACCTGCCGCTGGTGGTGAACCGGCGCGGCCACGACGAACCCGCCTGGTTCAGCTTTTCCTACACGCCGCTGCGCGACGAGGACGGGCGCGTGCAAGGCGTGCTCTGCACCGTCTGGGAAACCACCGACAAGATGCTGGCCCAGCGCCAGCTGGCCGAGAGCGAGTCGCGCCTGAAGGCGCTGACGCTGGCCACTGCCAATGCCGTCTACCGCATGAACGCCGACTGGAGCCGCCTGCTCGAGGTCAACGGCCAGGGCTTTGTGGCCGACACCGCGGAGCCGACCGCCCACTGGGTGGAAGAGTACGTGGCGCCCGAGGACCGCGACCGCGTGCGCGCGGCCATCGCCGAGGCCATGGCGACGCGCGGCCTGCTGGAGCTGGAACACCGCGTGTACCGCGTGGACGGCAGCATCGGCTGGGTCCTGTCGCGCGCCATGCCGCTGCTGGATGCGCAGGGCGAGGTGACGGAGTGGTTCGGCACGGCCACCGACCTGACCGCCCGCAAGGCCACCGAGCTGGCGCTGTACGAGAGCGAACGCCAGCTGCGCACGCTGTTCGAGACCATCGACGAGGGTTTTTGCGTGATCGAGTTCCTCGACGGGCCGCACGGTCCGCTGAGCGATTACGTGCACGTCTCGGCCAACCCGGCCTACCAGGCCAACGCCGGCATCGCCAACGTGGTGGGCCAGCGCGTGCGCGACATGGTGCCCCAGGAAGCCGACGCGTGGGTGGAGATCTACCGCAAGGTGCTGGTCACGGGCGAGCCGGTGCGCTTCGAGCGCGAACTGGTCAAGACCGGCCGCTACCTGGAGCTGGCGGCCTTCCGCGTGGAGCCCGTGGAGCGCCGCCAGGTGGCCGTGCTGTTCCAGGACGTGACGCAGCGCCACCGCGCCGAGCGCGCGCTGCGCGAGCTGAACAACGAGCTGGAGCAGCGCGTGGCCAGCGAGGTGGCCGAGCGGCTCAAGACCGAGGAGGCCCTGCGCCAGGCCCAGAAGATGGAGGCCGTGGGCCAGCTCACCGGCGGCATCGCGCACGACTTCAACAACATGCTGGCGGTGGTGCTGGGCTCGCTGGAGCTGCTGGACCGCCGCTTCGCCGCCGGCGAGCCGCGCGCCAAGCGCTACATCGACGCGGCCCGCGACGGCGCCCGGCGCGCCGCGCAACTCACGCAGCGGCTGCTCGCCTTCTCGCGACGGCAGCCGCTCAGCCCGGTGCCGCTGGATGCCAACCAGCTCGTCGCCGGCATGTCGGACATGCTGCGCCACTCGCTGGGCGGCGCGATCCGGCTGGAGACGGTGCTCGCCGGCGGCCTGTGGCGCATCCATGCCGACCGCAACCAGCTGGAGAGCGTCATCCTCAACCTGGCCGTCAACGGCCGAGACGCCATGGGCGATCTGGCCGATGGCGGCGGGCGCCTGACCATCGAGACCGCCAACGCCCACCTGGACGAGCGCTACGCCGCGGAGCACCTGGGCGTGGCGCCCGGCCAGTACGTGCTGATCGCTGTGAGCGACACCGGCGCCGGCATGCCGCCCGAGGTGATCGCCAAGGCCTTCGATCCCTTCTTCACCACCAAGGAGGTGGGCAAGGGCACGGGGCTGGGCCTGAGCCAGGTGTATGGCTTCATCAAGCAGTCGAGCGGGCACGTCAAGATCTACTCCGAAGTGGGCGCAGGCACGACCGTGAAGGTGTACCTGCCGCGGCGGGTGGACCCGGCCCTCGAAGAAGAGGCCGCGGCCGGCGGCGACGCGGCGCTGCCGCGCGGCGATGCGCAGGAGTGGGTGCTGGTCGTGGAGGACGAGCCGGCCGTGCGGCAGCTGTCCGTGGATGCGCTCGGCCTGCTCGGCTACCGCGTGCTGGAGGCCGACGGCGCCGCGGCCGCACTGAAGCTCATCGACGCGCATCCGGAGATCGCCCTGCTCTTCACCGACGTGGTCATGCCCGACGTGAACGGCCGCAAGCTGGCCGAAGAGGCACTGCGCCGCCGCCCGCAGCTCAAGGTGCTGTTCACCACCGGCTACACGCGCAATGCCGTGGTGCACAACGGCGTGCTGGACGCCGGCGTGCGCCTGATCGGCAAGCCCTACACGCTGGAAGACCTGGCGGTGCGGGTGCGCGAGGCGCTGGACGCGCCCCACACCGGGCTCCAACCTGCGGGCAGCTGACCGGAGCGCTGCGCAACGGCGGACCGCCTCAAAATTGATAGCTGCTTGCGCTTATTTTCTAAGGGATTCAATATCAAACGATGCTGAAGTCCTTTGCCAGCAAGCGCAAGTCGCTCCTCTTTTTGATCAGAACCGCTCGTTCGGCCCCAAGTAGCGCCACTGCCCCGCCGGCAGGTTGCCCAGCACCACGCCGCCGATGCGGATGCGCTTGAGGCCCACCACCTTCAGGCCGACCAGCTCGCACATGCGGCGGATCTGGCGCTTCTTGCCCTCCGTCAGCACGAAGCGCAGCTGCTCGGGGTTCTGCCACTCCACCTTGGCGGGCTTGAGCGCCTGGCCGTCCAGCGACAGGCCGTGGCACAGCCGCGCCAGCTGCTCGCGCGGGAAGGCGGCCTGCACGTCGGTGACCACATCGCCGTACTGCACGCGCACCAGGTATTCCTTGTCCACCGACGAATCCTCGCCGATCAGGTGGCGCGCCACGCGGCCGTCCTGCGTGAGCACCAGCAGGCCGACGGAATCGATGTCGAGCCGGCCGCACGGCGCCAGGCCGCGCAGCTGCGGCGGCGAGAAGCGGTTGCGGCTCGGGTCCTCGCGCCAGTGCGTGCGCGGGTTGATCAGCGCCACGGCGGGCGTGTGGCCGTCCTCCGCCTGGCCGCTCACATAGCCCATGGGCTTGTGCAGCAGGATGGTGACCTTCTGCTCCTGGAAGCCCTGCGCCACGCGCTCCACCTCGATGCGGTCGGTGGGCATGACCTGCAGCCCCATGGGCGCGACCACGCCGTTGACCTTGACCCATCCCTGGGCGATCCAGTCGTCCGCCTCGCGGCGCGAACACAGGCCCAGGTCGGCCATGCGCTTGTTCAGGCGCAGCGTGTCGCCGACCGCCACCGGGGCCGCGGCCCTCGACGGCGCGCCCGGGGCCACGCGCGCCCGCGCCGGGGCACCACCGGCCGCGGGGCGTGCGGCCCCGCCCTGCCCCGCCGGCCGCGCGGGCGCACCCGGGGCGGCGGGCCGGCCGAAGCCGCCCGGCGCGGCGGGTCGCGCGGAGCCTCCTGGCGCAGCGGAACGCGGTCCATTCGAAGGCGCCGCGGAGCGCGGTGAACTGGAAGGCACTGCGGAGCGCGGCGAACCAGGCGGGACCGCGGAGCGCGGTCCGGGCCGCGCGCCCGGCTGGGCCCGTGCCGGCGCGCGCGCGGGCGCCGGTGCCGGGGTGGCGCCCCGGCGCACCGGGGGCTGGACGGGCGCCGAGCCTTCGGGGCGGCGCAGCGTGGCGCGCGCCGGCTGGGAGGCGTCGGCCGGCGTAGGGGCAGCGGAGGGGGCGGAAGCGGGAGGGCGGGACGGCGTATCGGGCATGGGCCCTATTGTCTCGCGCCCGCAGCGACGCCGCCGTCGTGCCAGGCCAGGAACGCCTCCACCGGCAGCGGCTTGCTGATGTAGTAGCCCTGCGCGTCGTCGCAGCTCAGCGCCTGCAGCCGCTCCAGGATGGGGGCCGTCTCCACCCCCTCGGCCACCACGGTGAGGCCGAGGTTGTGGGCCAGGTCGATGGTGGAGCGCACGATCTGCGCATCGCCGTCGTCGGTGGCCATGCCCATCACGAACGACTTGTCGATCTTGAGTTCGTCCACCGGCAGCCGCTTGAGGTAGCCGAGCGACGAGTAGCCGGTGCCGAAGTCGTCGATGGACAGCTTGAAGCCCTGCTCGGACAGGCGGTTGAGCATGGCCTCGGCACGCTGCGGGTCGTCCATGATCGCGCTCTCGGTGATCTCCAGGCAGAACTGCGACGCACCGATGCCATGGCGCTCCAGCAACGCGCCCAGCTTGTGGCTCAGCTCCGGGTCCAGCAGGTCGCGCGTGGACAGGTTGACCGAGATGCGCAGCCCCAGGCTCCGCACGCGCGGATCGGCCAGCAGGGCCGCCGCCTGCCCGAAGATCCACAGCGTGAGCTGGCGCACGAAGCCCGTCTGCTCGGCGAACGGAATGAACAGCATCGGCGGCACCAGGCCGCGCTCGGGGTGCTGCCAGCGCACCAGCGCCTCGGCGGCGGTGCCCGGCTGGCCGTTGAGCGATACCTTGGGCTGCAGGTACAGGCGCAGTTCATCGCGGTCGATGGCGCGGCGCAGCTCGGTCAGCAGCGACAGCGTCTCCGGGCTGGTCGAGTCCAGCGAGGCGTCGTACTGCTGCGCGCCGCTGAGCCGGCGCTTGGCCGCGTACATGGCGATCTCGGCGTGGCTGAGCAGCGTGTCGGCATCGGCAGCGGGACCGGGCCAGCAGGCGAAGCCGATGCCGGCGCTCAGGTCGATGGTCTGGTCGTCGAAGGCCAGCGGCGTCTCGAAGGCGTGGGCAATGCGCTGCGCCATCTCCCGCGCGGCTGCCGCATCGGCCTGCGGCATCAGCATGGCGAACTCGTTCCCGCCCAGGCGCGCCACCACGTCCTGCGGCGAGCGCGCCTGCTGGCGGATGCGCTCGGCCAC from Paracidovorax wautersii includes:
- a CDS encoding sigma-70 family RNA polymerase sigma factor, with product MTASSPAAPADPVHTLYVEHHGWLQAWLRGKLGNAFEASDIAHDTFVNVIASGMAARIEQPRPFLSTIAKHLVIRHYRRRVLERAYLDALALMPDGLAPSPEERLIALESLQAVDQVLDALAPRAREAFLLAHLEGLTYAAIAERLGVSMTSVKRYLAQAHRQCFLLMF
- a CDS encoding PAS domain-containing protein → MNDRVPRPGPGGLSATAPHFLPDGTPTHPLLSGTDWAHSSLGDPAAWPRPLRAAVSQVMDSVAPMWLAWGPRLGMVYNGPYADMLGGKHPRAMGAPLDAVWAEVWPDVGELVATTLAGQALYREDLPLVVNRRGHDEPAWFSFSYTPLRDEDGRVQGVLCTVWETTDKMLAQRQLAESESRLKALTLATANAVYRMNADWSRLLEVNGQGFVADTAEPTAHWVEEYVAPEDRDRVRAAIAEAMATRGLLELEHRVYRVDGSIGWVLSRAMPLLDAQGEVTEWFGTATDLTARKATELALYESERQLRTLFETIDEGFCVIEFLDGPHGPLSDYVHVSANPAYQANAGIANVVGQRVRDMVPQEADAWVEIYRKVLVTGEPVRFERELVKTGRYLELAAFRVEPVERRQVAVLFQDVTQRHRAERALRELNNELEQRVASEVAERLKTEEALRQAQKMEAVGQLTGGIAHDFNNMLAVVLGSLELLDRRFAAGEPRAKRYIDAARDGARRAAQLTQRLLAFSRRQPLSPVPLDANQLVAGMSDMLRHSLGGAIRLETVLAGGLWRIHADRNQLESVILNLAVNGRDAMGDLADGGGRLTIETANAHLDERYAAEHLGVAPGQYVLIAVSDTGAGMPPEVIAKAFDPFFTTKEVGKGTGLGLSQVYGFIKQSSGHVKIYSEVGAGTTVKVYLPRRVDPALEEEAAAGGDAALPRGDAQEWVLVVEDEPAVRQLSVDALGLLGYRVLEADGAAAALKLIDAHPEIALLFTDVVMPDVNGRKLAEEALRRRPQLKVLFTTGYTRNAVVHNGVLDAGVRLIGKPYTLEDLAVRVREALDAPHTGLQPAGS
- a CDS encoding pseudouridine synthase, which encodes MADLGLCSRREADDWIAQGWVKVNGVVAPMGLQVMPTDRIEVERVAQGFQEQKVTILLHKPMGYVSGQAEDGHTPAVALINPRTHWREDPSRNRFSPPQLRGLAPCGRLDIDSVGLLVLTQDGRVARHLIGEDSSVDKEYLVRVQYGDVVTDVQAAFPREQLARLCHGLSLDGQALKPAKVEWQNPEQLRFVLTEGKKRQIRRMCELVGLKVVGLKRIRIGGVVLGNLPAGQWRYLGPNERF